One genomic segment of Streptomyces liangshanensis includes these proteins:
- a CDS encoding DUF6114 domain-containing protein, with product MKAESTDPRGFTYWRLRFRAWRGSRPFWGGLFTLLGGIPIAYFPYGNLKLGNLTLAMSTTAGAGSLIIGVLLVTLGLTMWYHSLVRVFSGVAAILLALVSIPISNFGGFLLGYLFALVGGGLALAWVPVKHPVPEEPDEEHYDELAEPYDTATRHDEWAPEPDGTRAPLFPAPREGAEPNATETTAEAKGGRNSAG from the coding sequence ATGAAGGCCGAGTCCACAGATCCCCGCGGATTCACCTACTGGCGGCTTCGGTTCCGGGCGTGGCGTGGCAGTCGCCCTTTCTGGGGTGGGCTGTTCACCCTCCTCGGCGGAATCCCGATCGCCTACTTCCCGTACGGGAATCTCAAGCTCGGCAACCTCACGCTGGCCATGTCCACCACGGCCGGGGCGGGTTCGCTGATCATCGGTGTCCTGCTGGTCACCCTGGGTCTGACGATGTGGTACCACAGCCTCGTCCGGGTGTTCTCCGGCGTCGCCGCGATCCTGCTGGCCCTGGTCTCGATCCCCATCTCCAACTTCGGCGGCTTCCTGCTCGGTTACCTCTTCGCACTCGTCGGAGGCGGGCTCGCGCTCGCCTGGGTTCCCGTGAAGCACCCCGTGCCCGAGGAGCCGGACGAGGAGCACTACGACGAGTTGGCCGAGCCGTACGACACCGCCACACGCCACGACGAGTGGGCCCCGGAGCCCGACGGCACCCGCGCCCCCCTCTTCCCCGCCCCGCGCGAAGGGGCGGAACCGAACGCGACGGAAACGACTGCCGAGGCCAAGGGCGGGAGGAACAGTGCGGGGTGA